TCCACACCAAACTCTTGAGCTACACTCTGTTGAAAACAGCACAAgtgttataatataataaataattataagtgCAAACATAAGAATGATGTTGACCTGCAGTTCATCGACGTCCACCTTGAAGAAGATGGCACTTGACATGAACTTCTTGGCCAGATCTGCGAAAACTGGAGCAATCATGCGGCATGGTGGGCACCATGAAGCAGTGAAATCTAtcacaatctgcaaaaaaaaaacaatgagacCCATTATGATACCATCAAATTCATCTAAGTACTACATGGCAGATCGACCGGTTTATATTGCCAATCAATCAATCCCTTTATTTCACTCTACCCTAATGTTGCCATGAACATATACTCTAATTAAACCAATCGCAcacatgaaatgaaaaaaaaaaaacttattccaAAATCAAACAGACGAAACAATACCGACAATCCGACATATTAGCTTGTCGGATATTCAAAAAGGGAGATAAATTTTCACCAGCTTGTTGGATTGTTTGGCTGTGTCGAGCTGCACGGCCCATACATCATTCGCGTGGCAACCGATCACTTGTCCCTCTTCTGCCGCCATTTCTTCTAATCTGACAAAATTGAGAAAACCTAAAATTCTCAAACACTCAAGCAAAGCTAGCTTATAAAAGAGGAAACTACATTGACAGAATTACCCCTGTGCATCTAGGGTTATTACGAAATGGCATACAGCTGGGCCGTGGGCTCGCTAAAGCCTCATGCACGTAGACACGACAAGGAAAacgtttattaataaaaaaaattgtcgaTGGAAGTCCAATTGAAGAAGAGGTCTCCGGTGTCCCAAGTTCGAACTCGCTCTTCCACTcatatctaaaatttaaaacgtGGACTCACACGAATGAACTAAAAATATCagataagaatttttttttttttttttttttgcaacagataatattaaatttttaaataaaggaatcattaaatttttaatctcTTAATTTGTGGCTCACCACCACACAACTCACCctcttccttccttccttccgTCCTTCACCCTCTAATGGCGCTTCCAAGCTCACTCCCATATTCCACCATCAAATCCACGCCGCCGCATCTCTCCGCCTTCAACCACCAACCTCTAACTCTCCCACCTACTTACCGGAGCACCACCACCACCGACCGTCGATTCTCTAAGCTAACCTCCTTCCGATGCTCATCCTCCTCCTTCTCGGAGAAGCACCACAACAACGCCAACCCGCCCAAATCCGACGACCTCGTCGAGCTCCCTCTCTTCCCTCTCCCCCTCGTCCTCTTCCCGGGAGCAACCATCCCGCTCCAGATCTTCGAGTACCGCTACCGCGTCATGATGCAGACCCTCCTCCAATCCGATCTCCGATTCGGCGTCGTCTACTCCGACGCCGTCTCAGGCTCCGCGGCGGGAGTCGGATGCGTCGGGGAGATCATCAAGCACGAGCGCCTCGTCGATGATCGGTTCTTCCTAATCTGCAAGGGTCAGGAGCGGTTCCGCGTCTCGGATCTCGTCCGCACGAAGCCTTATCTAGTCGCGAAGGTGACGTGGCTGGAGGATCGGCCCTCCGGGGAGGAGAATCTCGAGGAGTTGGCGAATGAGGTGGAGGTGCTGATGAAGGAAGTGATTCGATTGTCGAATAGGTTGAACGGGAAGGCGGAGAAGGAGGAGTCGCGGGATCTGAGGAAGAATCAGTTTCCGACTCCGTTCTCGTTCTTCGTCGGGAGCACGTTCGAAGGGGCGCCGATGGAGCAGCAGGCGTTGCTGGAGCTGGAGGATACTGCGGCGAGGttgaagagagagagggagacgCTGAGGAATACGCTTAATTACTTGACTGCAGCTTCTGCTGTGAAAGATGTCTTCCCGTCGAGTTAGTTTATTATCGGTACTGGTCTCTCTTCGGTGTTTGAAGTTTATTGGATACGCTATATTTGATCATTGTGTAAAGTTTCATAGGTACTAGATGGTGGAGATGTTTGATAGGATCCTATAGTTTGGGTTTATCAAGAAATGTGTTTTGCTTGATTGCCTCTATGGTCAAAGCATATAGTCTAGTGATGCAAGTTTAAGTTCTTAATCCCATATATTTGCTTCTTCAGTATATTCGTTGAAAGCCTGTTAAAATTGATTTCTAAAGAAGTTTGATTGCACCTATTTAATCATAGGACCACATAGTTGGATGAAGAAAAggattttgtttgattgattatcTCTGTGACCAAAGACTAGTCTAGTGATTCAAGTAAGGTTTTTAACACCAATTCTTGCTTCTCGAGTTTGCCTCTATAATCAAAGCATAGTCTGGTGATGCAAGTTAAAGTTCTTGATACAAAATCATTGCTTGAGCTGGCATATATATTCATTGAAAGCCTGTTGAAATGAAATCCAAAGAAGTTTTCTTAAACGGAGTTTCAATGCCAGATCCTTAATAGCCCATTTGCCTTTATAGTATCATAGGACCACATGACTGGATGAAGAAAATGATTTTACTTGATTGATTGTCTCTGTGATCAAAGACGAGTCTAATGATGCAAGTAAGGTTCTTAACACCAATCCTTGTTTGCCCCTTCTAGCATCATAGGACCACATAGTTATATGAAGAAAAGTGTTTAATTGATTGATTGTCTATATGTTTAAAGACTAGTCTCGTGATGCAAGTAAGGTTTTAATACCAATCTTTGCTTGTCCCTTATAGCATCATAGAACCACATAGCTGGATGAAGAAAAGAGTTTTTGCTTGATTGATTGTCTCTATGATCAAACACTAGTCTAGTGATGCAAGTAAGGTTGTTAATACTAATTCTTGCGTCTCGAGTTTGCAATTTCATTAAAAGGCATGTAAAATGAGATCTAAAGAAGTTTCCTTCGTCAAAGTTTCATTTACTCAATAGTGTTTCAGCAGTAAAAACATCTCCAACCATTAGAAACTAGGtgatattctaaaaaaaaaatattttaattgaatAACTAAAttctcttattttctttttttatttctttatttttaa
This region of Brassica napus cultivar Da-Ae chromosome C5, Da-Ae, whole genome shotgun sequence genomic DNA includes:
- the LOC106415252 gene encoding thioredoxin H-type 2-like encodes the protein MAAEEGQVIGCHANDVWAVQLDTAKQSNKLIVIDFTASWCPPCRMIAPVFADLAKKFMSSAIFFKVDVDELQSVAQEFGVEAMPTFVFIKDGNVVDKVVGARKEDLHATIAKHTGVATA
- the LOC106415251 gene encoding lon protease, producing MALPSSLPYSTIKSTPPHLSAFNHQPLTLPPTYRSTTTTDRRFSKLTSFRCSSSSFSEKHHNNANPPKSDDLVELPLFPLPLVLFPGATIPLQIFEYRYRVMMQTLLQSDLRFGVVYSDAVSGSAAGVGCVGEIIKHERLVDDRFFLICKGQERFRVSDLVRTKPYLVAKVTWLEDRPSGEENLEELANEVEVLMKEVIRLSNRLNGKAEKEESRDLRKNQFPTPFSFFVGSTFEGAPMEQQALLELEDTAARLKRERETLRNTLNYLTAASAVKDVFPSS